The following are encoded in a window of Actinomycetota bacterium genomic DNA:
- a CDS encoding class I SAM-dependent methyltransferase yields the protein MAEHYGEAVNAALLDFIGPLRGTVLDLGCGVGEWAARLRGSGAERLLGVEPSADAAVAAGRYDEVYQMPVEALGDTPPVDVVIAADVLEHLVDPWQVLRALRARVSAGGALIVSVPNIQRLQALLVMAGGRFAYEDGGFWDRTHLHWFTLQSLEESLVEAGWLPQAHRFVLGEGRRAQLSRWTGGRWDRFLGHQLHLRAVAG from the coding sequence GTGGCTGAGCACTACGGCGAGGCCGTCAACGCGGCGCTCCTCGACTTCATCGGCCCGCTGCGGGGGACGGTCCTGGACCTGGGGTGCGGCGTCGGGGAGTGGGCCGCCCGGTTGCGCGGGTCGGGAGCCGAGCGCCTGCTGGGGGTCGAGCCGAGTGCCGACGCCGCCGTCGCTGCCGGGCGCTACGACGAGGTGTACCAGATGCCGGTGGAGGCCCTGGGGGATACGCCGCCGGTGGACGTGGTCATTGCCGCCGACGTCCTGGAGCACCTCGTCGATCCCTGGCAGGTCCTCCGCGCGCTGCGCGCCCGGGTGAGCGCCGGTGGGGCCCTCATCGTCTCGGTGCCGAACATCCAGCGACTCCAGGCCCTCCTGGTGATGGCCGGCGGGAGGTTCGCCTACGAAGACGGCGGTTTCTGGGACCGGACCCACCTGCACTGGTTCACGCTCCAGTCCCTTGAGGAGTCGCTGGTCGAGGCCGGGTGGCTGCCGCAGGCGCACCGCTTCGTCCTCGGCGAAGGGCGCCGGGCGCAGCTGTCGCGGTGGACCGGCGGCCGGTGGGACCGCTTCCTGGGCCACCAGCTCCACCTCCGAGCGGTGGCCGGCTGA
- a CDS encoding glycosyltransferase yields MPHADQLAGSAGAAGPGRAVLVVGASTSEPCGVRDYAERQCGAFRAAGLTVTTAWWERDLDWSLAEAHREWVRWSAQLAGLRDGGYAWVLVHYSAFSWGYRGLPVWAPALATAARHCGPVVYVLHELVYPFRGLSGKAALWAMGQRAALLPMLLGARGAVVTTEGRSDWLAGRRWLPRRPVTVVPVPSTLPPGEGPAAGGEAGGTGSEDAGSEDAGSEDVIGVFGYGAEGFDPAPVLATVTDLHARGLGGRLRLIGAPGPDSPAGRRWRAAAQSAGVEGALEFTGVLPIAGLRPALEEADVIAFPDRAGPSTRKSTLAGVLDCGRPVVALDGPERWDFFVDQRAVVVCPAAGMAGAIGDLLADAHRRRELGGRAQAFYHRWMDLGVTAGAVRAFADRVTSGTGYTDAAAAGPVGAAPGVSVLLAAYSPTYLRAAIDSVLGQTFADFELLVLDDSPAGEVAGVVAAIDDARVRYFPSERLGVARNHDRGMRAARGRRLAIINHDDEWCPTLLAELTEALDACTDAVVAFSDHWVIDGGGAIDVAASQASSERWGRAGLRPGLHRPFGGLAIGRRGVPIAQCAVWRRAAVPGIPGWAGDRYDYWLQVRLALSGLGAVYVPERLARFRVHGQNLGSDRGLRRRVESEAFYRRLLCTRGLGEARTEVARAYGAALVALASWPLSLLPAPVRQAVRRG; encoded by the coding sequence GTGCCCCACGCCGATCAGTTGGCCGGATCCGCGGGTGCGGCGGGCCCCGGGCGCGCCGTGCTGGTGGTGGGCGCATCCACGTCGGAGCCGTGCGGGGTGCGCGACTACGCCGAGCGCCAGTGCGGCGCCTTCCGGGCGGCTGGGCTCACCGTCACGACCGCGTGGTGGGAACGAGACCTGGACTGGTCCCTGGCCGAGGCCCACCGGGAATGGGTGCGGTGGTCGGCGCAGCTTGCCGGGCTCCGGGATGGGGGCTACGCCTGGGTGCTGGTGCACTACAGCGCGTTCAGCTGGGGGTACCGCGGCCTCCCGGTTTGGGCGCCGGCCCTGGCGACGGCAGCCCGGCACTGTGGCCCGGTGGTGTACGTCCTGCACGAGCTTGTCTACCCGTTCCGCGGCCTCAGCGGCAAGGCGGCGCTGTGGGCCATGGGCCAGCGGGCCGCCCTGCTGCCGATGCTGCTGGGCGCCCGGGGAGCGGTGGTCACCACCGAGGGCCGGAGCGACTGGCTGGCCGGCCGGCGATGGCTGCCCAGGAGGCCGGTCACGGTGGTGCCGGTGCCTTCGACCCTCCCCCCAGGCGAGGGGCCCGCAGCGGGCGGCGAGGCGGGTGGTACCGGGTCAGAAGATGCCGGATCGGAGGATGCCGGATCGGAGGATGTGATCGGCGTCTTCGGGTACGGGGCGGAAGGGTTTGATCCCGCACCCGTCCTGGCGACGGTCACCGACCTGCACGCCCGGGGCCTCGGTGGGCGGCTGCGGCTGATCGGCGCCCCCGGCCCTGACAGCCCCGCCGGGCGCCGCTGGCGGGCGGCCGCCCAGTCCGCGGGCGTGGAGGGCGCGCTGGAGTTCACCGGGGTCCTGCCCATCGCCGGTCTCCGCCCGGCCCTCGAGGAGGCGGACGTGATCGCCTTCCCGGACCGGGCCGGGCCCAGCACCCGCAAGAGCACCCTGGCGGGGGTGCTGGACTGCGGCCGGCCGGTCGTGGCGCTGGATGGTCCCGAACGATGGGACTTCTTCGTCGACCAGCGGGCGGTCGTAGTCTGCCCCGCCGCCGGGATGGCCGGGGCCATCGGGGACCTGCTGGCCGACGCCCACCGGCGCCGCGAGCTGGGCGGGCGGGCACAGGCTTTCTACCACCGGTGGATGGACCTGGGCGTGACCGCGGGCGCGGTCCGAGCCTTCGCCGACCGGGTGACCTCCGGCACTGGCTACACCGACGCGGCGGCAGCCGGGCCCGTTGGTGCGGCCCCGGGGGTCAGTGTGCTGCTGGCCGCCTACTCGCCCACCTACCTGCGGGCGGCGATCGACAGCGTCCTGGGCCAGACCTTCGCCGACTTCGAGCTCCTGGTCCTGGACGACTCACCGGCGGGCGAGGTGGCTGGAGTGGTAGCCGCGATCGACGACGCCCGCGTGCGGTACTTCCCCAGCGAGCGGTTGGGCGTGGCCCGCAACCACGACCGCGGGATGCGGGCGGCGCGGGGGCGCCGCCTGGCCATCATCAACCACGACGACGAGTGGTGCCCGACGCTGCTGGCGGAGCTCACCGAGGCGCTGGATGCCTGCACCGACGCTGTCGTGGCCTTCTCCGACCACTGGGTCATCGATGGGGGCGGCGCCATCGACGTGGCGGCAAGCCAAGCAAGCAGCGAGCGCTGGGGCCGGGCCGGGCTCCGTCCCGGGTTGCACCGCCCCTTCGGGGGCCTGGCCATCGGGCGGCGGGGTGTCCCCATCGCGCAGTGCGCCGTCTGGCGCCGGGCGGCGGTGCCCGGCATCCCCGGCTGGGCCGGCGATCGCTACGACTACTGGTTGCAGGTGCGCCTCGCGCTCTCCGGTCTGGGCGCGGTCTACGTGCCGGAGCGGCTGGCCCGCTTCCGGGTGCACGGCCAGAACCTGGGCTCCGACCGCGGGCTCCGGCGCCGGGTGGAGTCCGAGGCGTTCTACCGGCGGCTGCTGTGCACCCGTGGCCTGGGTGAAGCCCGCACCGAGGTGGCGCGTGCCTACGGCGCCGCCTTGGTGGCCCTGGCGTCCTGGCCGTTGAGCCTGCTGCCCGCCCCGGTCCGCCAGGCGGTGCGGCGTGGCTGA
- a CDS encoding FkbM family methyltransferase encodes MLGPLHRGVRTLTAIAREMRLARRHLTTWPAYAVDVLAYRGLGLWPSMPGSNAERRAVTRDGLRFTYRRNRGDIQAVRECVLEDLYPLPAGFRPATLIDLGANIGLASLCLCRRYGISRVIAVEPVPENATLAARNLAINGVAAEVIQAAVADHRGVLEFALSASSNLGRVVPGGGLRVPSVTMPDLLDRLGSDADLVKIDIEGGEGVLFAGDLSWLIHVKAIVGEWHPNVVDAERIRRTLLAAGFGREHIGRPGAEGIYRLEGA; translated from the coding sequence GTGCTGGGTCCTCTGCACCGGGGGGTCCGCACCCTCACCGCGATCGCCCGCGAGATGCGCCTGGCCCGGCGCCACCTGACGACCTGGCCGGCCTATGCCGTCGATGTCCTGGCCTACCGCGGGCTCGGCCTCTGGCCGTCGATGCCGGGGAGCAATGCCGAGCGCCGGGCGGTGACCCGGGACGGGCTGCGCTTCACCTACCGGCGCAACCGCGGGGACATCCAGGCGGTCCGGGAGTGCGTCCTCGAGGACCTCTACCCGCTGCCCGCCGGCTTCCGCCCCGCCACGCTGATCGACCTGGGGGCGAACATCGGTCTGGCCTCGCTCTGCCTGTGCCGGCGCTACGGCATCTCGCGGGTGATCGCAGTGGAGCCCGTGCCCGAGAACGCCACCCTGGCTGCCCGGAACCTCGCCATCAACGGCGTGGCGGCCGAGGTCATCCAGGCCGCGGTGGCGGACCACCGGGGCGTGCTGGAGTTTGCCCTGTCGGCCAGCTCGAACTTGGGCCGGGTTGTGCCCGGTGGCGGGCTGCGCGTGCCCAGCGTGACGATGCCCGACCTTCTGGACCGGCTGGGTTCCGACGCCGACCTCGTCAAGATCGACATCGAGGGTGGGGAGGGGGTGCTGTTCGCCGGAGACCTCTCCTGGCTCATCCACGTCAAGGCCATCGTGGGCGAGTGGCACCCGAATGTGGTGGACGCCGAGAGGATCCGGCGGACCCTGCTGGCGGCCGGCTTCGGCCGGGAACACATCGGGCGGCCCGGGGCCGAGGGCATCTACCGGCTCGAGGGGGCGTAG
- a CDS encoding lipopolysaccharide biosynthesis protein, producing the protein MTGRSSGARRFGPGTRTYARSRRGSVAKLSGATLAPTVLAALTGPIVARVLGPAGRGQVAAVVVYAAALPVVLSFGVPLAIGQRAVWEPDRRPALVSAALVLAALTIPFTVAGTWLIMVGPLHTIGGWARFWAVLNLLFTPASEVGLSFQALLQAEGALGPLAKVRAIPLVVSALTTLGFFALHRLTVATDLAGNLAAGAAAALATVIYVRDRPRGRYPLRPLLGFGARGFGWNVANMANARLDQILMAPYLASAQIGIYAVAVALATVPIQISGAVTARSFGEVGASSQRGREAARYMRLTALVLVGCCLAVAAPAPWLIPLVFGHAYRATFTPLLLLLPGSLALGLSATAASTLVILNKPQWPTWAEVAGLVVTVAGLAVFLRPFGIVAASAVSSVAYGATLAWNVRFLRRLGVVDLAPRWADCRWLRNRVLQVVRPSHARA; encoded by the coding sequence GTGACCGGGCGGAGCAGTGGGGCCCGGCGCTTCGGGCCGGGGACCCGTACGTACGCCCGCTCCCGCCGGGGGTCGGTGGCGAAGCTGTCCGGCGCCACGCTGGCGCCGACCGTGCTGGCGGCGCTGACGGGCCCCATCGTGGCCCGGGTGCTGGGGCCGGCCGGGCGGGGGCAGGTGGCTGCGGTCGTGGTATACGCCGCCGCGCTGCCCGTGGTGCTCTCCTTCGGGGTCCCGCTGGCGATCGGCCAACGGGCGGTCTGGGAACCGGACCGGCGCCCCGCCCTGGTGTCGGCGGCCCTGGTCCTCGCCGCGCTGACCATCCCGTTCACGGTGGCCGGCACCTGGCTGATCATGGTGGGCCCGCTGCACACCATCGGCGGGTGGGCCCGCTTCTGGGCGGTGCTCAACCTGCTGTTCACCCCGGCCTCCGAGGTGGGGCTGTCGTTCCAGGCGCTGCTGCAGGCCGAGGGTGCCCTCGGGCCCCTGGCGAAGGTCCGGGCCATCCCGCTGGTGGTGAGCGCGCTCACCACCCTGGGGTTCTTCGCGCTGCACCGGCTCACGGTGGCGACCGATCTGGCGGGCAACCTGGCGGCGGGCGCGGCTGCGGCCCTGGCGACGGTCATCTACGTCCGGGACCGGCCCCGCGGCCGGTATCCCCTGCGCCCCCTCCTGGGCTTCGGGGCGCGGGGCTTCGGCTGGAACGTGGCGAACATGGCGAATGCCCGGCTGGACCAGATCCTCATGGCGCCCTACCTGGCGAGCGCCCAGATCGGCATCTACGCGGTCGCTGTGGCCCTCGCCACCGTCCCCATCCAGATCTCCGGTGCGGTCACCGCCCGCAGCTTCGGCGAGGTGGGGGCGTCCTCCCAGCGCGGCCGGGAGGCGGCCCGCTACATGCGCTTGACCGCCCTGGTGCTGGTGGGCTGCTGCCTGGCGGTGGCTGCCCCGGCGCCGTGGCTCATCCCCCTGGTCTTCGGGCACGCCTACCGCGCCACGTTCACGCCGCTCCTATTGCTCCTGCCGGGCAGCCTGGCCCTGGGGCTGTCGGCCACCGCGGCCTCGACGCTGGTGATCTTGAACAAGCCGCAGTGGCCGACGTGGGCCGAGGTGGCCGGCCTGGTGGTGACCGTGGCCGGCCTGGCCGTGTTCCTCCGCCCCTTCGGCATCGTCGCCGCCAGCGCGGTGTCCTCGGTGGCCTACGGCGCCACGCTGGCGTGGAACGTGCGCTTCCTGCGGCGGCTCGGGGTGGTGGACCTGGCGCCCCGCTGGGCGGACTGCCGATGGCTGCGCAACCGGGTCCTCCAAGTGGTCCGGCCGTCGCACGCCCGGGCATGA
- a CDS encoding glycosyltransferase, with product MRVALVHDYLTQRGGAERVVLSMLKAFPRAPLYTSLYEAGGTFPEFASADIRPLPVNRIGPLRRHHRWALPLLAPVFSRCRVEADVVLCSSSGWAHGVPVDGRKVVYCYAPARWLYQTRRYVGDGRPLLSVALGAAKPWLTRWDQRAARSADCYLTSSRAVAAHIGQVYGIHAALLPPPHNVAPDAEQAPVPGIEPGFLLCVSRLLAYKNVDAVVAAVSGTADRLVVVGQGPERGRLEARCPANVRFLGGVSDAELRWLYAQCAGLVAASYEDYGLTPLEAAAFGKPSCVLRLGGFLDTVVAGQTGIFFDEPTGPQIRAGLEELRSARFSPALLRQHADGFSEDRFVEALRRHVLPDRVPGQAAYG from the coding sequence ATGCGCGTCGCCCTGGTCCACGACTACCTGACGCAGCGCGGGGGTGCCGAGCGCGTGGTGCTGTCCATGCTGAAGGCGTTCCCCCGGGCCCCGCTGTACACCTCGCTCTACGAGGCGGGGGGGACGTTCCCCGAGTTCGCCTCGGCGGACATCCGGCCGCTGCCGGTGAACCGCATCGGCCCGCTCCGCCGGCACCACCGCTGGGCCCTGCCGCTGCTGGCCCCGGTGTTCAGCCGGTGCCGGGTGGAGGCGGACGTCGTGCTGTGCAGTTCCAGCGGGTGGGCCCACGGGGTGCCGGTGGACGGCCGCAAGGTGGTCTACTGCTACGCCCCGGCCCGGTGGCTCTACCAGACCCGGCGCTACGTCGGCGACGGCCGCCCGCTGCTCTCGGTGGCGCTCGGTGCGGCGAAGCCCTGGCTGACCCGCTGGGACCAGCGGGCCGCGCGGTCCGCCGACTGCTACCTCACCTCCTCGCGGGCGGTCGCCGCCCATATCGGGCAGGTCTACGGGATCCACGCGGCGTTGCTCCCGCCTCCTCACAACGTGGCACCCGATGCCGAGCAGGCGCCCGTGCCCGGGATCGAGCCTGGCTTCCTGCTCTGCGTCTCCCGCTTGCTGGCGTACAAGAACGTCGACGCCGTAGTCGCCGCCGTCTCCGGAACGGCGGACCGGCTGGTGGTGGTGGGGCAGGGGCCCGAGCGTGGCCGCCTGGAAGCCCGCTGCCCGGCGAATGTCCGGTTCCTGGGCGGGGTCTCCGACGCCGAGCTGCGCTGGCTGTACGCCCAGTGCGCCGGCCTGGTCGCCGCCTCCTACGAGGACTACGGGCTGACCCCGCTCGAGGCGGCCGCCTTCGGGAAGCCGTCGTGCGTGCTGCGCCTGGGCGGGTTCCTGGACACCGTGGTGGCGGGGCAGACCGGGATCTTCTTCGACGAGCCCACCGGCCCCCAGATCCGGGCCGGGCTGGAGGAGCTGCGGTCCGCCCGGTTCTCCCCTGCGCTGCTCCGCCAGCACGCCGACGGCTTCTCCGAGGACCGGTTTGTTGAGGCGCTCCGGCGCCACGTGCTGCCCGATCGGGTTCCCGGCCAGGCGGCGTATGGGTGA
- a CDS encoding glycosyltransferase family 4 protein → MSAAPASRPLLLGMGWFPDQPGGLNRYLRDLARALAGGGSDVRAVVVGPVSRQPEDPEVLAVPGARSVPRRMLAYARVAARAGRTATVVDAHFALYAFLPIVVPAVASRIRRLPLVVHFQGPWADESASAGEQRRWVVWAKRRLERAVYRRARHIVVLSGAFRRLLVERYGVVPWGITVIPPGVDLHRFRPGDRAAARTRLRLPDDHWVCVAVRRQVPRMGLDTLLRAWSTSLGEDPRAVLVLAGDGPLRSDLEALAARLGIASRVRFLGWVSEDDLVACYRSADACVVPSVALEGFGLVALESLACGTPVIATDVGGLPDALVGLDPSAIVPAGDSGALARRLLAARTGARALPDPAACRAHAEEFSWRQVAARNQEVYRAASAPGRPRGVRVVYLDHYGGLSGGELALARLLPALSGVDAHVIVAEPGPLLDRLGRAGISTEVLALADRTRTLARSAVHPRALPLRAVWDSGAYVARLAWRLRRFRPDLVHTNSLKAAVYGGLAGRLAGVPVVWHVRDRIAADYLPKPAVAAVRALAHWLPARVICNSEATAATLGLPGDRVTVVPSPIAVGPVPERRAGAGRRGGAEGLRVGILGRIAPWKGQHVFLEAFARAFGSPRGTGCGATAVILGSCLFGEDDYEARIRALALELGIAGDTEWAGYVDDLAPALGALDILVHASVIPEPFGQVVVEGMAAGLPVVAAAAGGPKEVIEDGVTGLLFPPGDVDALSGVLLRLAGDPELRSRLGRSGRVRAQEFTPAAIAPRISVVYDGLLAGGRA, encoded by the coding sequence GTGAGCGCCGCCCCCGCCAGCAGGCCCCTCCTGCTGGGGATGGGGTGGTTCCCCGACCAGCCCGGTGGCCTGAACCGGTACCTGCGGGACCTGGCCCGGGCCCTGGCCGGGGGTGGGTCCGACGTGCGCGCGGTGGTGGTGGGCCCGGTCTCCCGCCAGCCGGAGGACCCTGAGGTGCTCGCCGTGCCCGGCGCCCGGTCCGTGCCCCGCCGCATGCTCGCCTACGCCCGGGTCGCGGCGCGGGCGGGCAGGACCGCGACGGTCGTCGATGCCCACTTCGCGCTCTACGCCTTCCTGCCGATCGTCGTTCCCGCAGTGGCCTCCCGGATCCGGCGCCTGCCCCTGGTGGTCCACTTCCAGGGGCCGTGGGCCGACGAGAGCGCCAGCGCCGGCGAGCAGCGCCGGTGGGTGGTGTGGGCGAAACGGCGTCTGGAGCGTGCCGTCTACCGCCGCGCCCGCCACATCGTGGTGCTGTCCGGCGCCTTCCGGCGGCTACTGGTGGAGCGCTACGGCGTGGTGCCGTGGGGTATCACGGTGATCCCGCCCGGCGTTGACCTGCACCGGTTCCGCCCCGGCGACCGGGCCGCCGCCCGGACCAGACTGAGGCTCCCCGATGACCACTGGGTGTGCGTGGCCGTCCGCCGGCAGGTGCCGCGGATGGGCCTGGACACGCTGCTCCGCGCCTGGAGCACCAGCCTGGGCGAGGACCCCCGCGCCGTGCTGGTCCTTGCCGGCGACGGGCCGCTGCGCTCGGACCTCGAGGCGCTCGCCGCCCGTCTCGGGATCGCCTCCCGGGTGCGGTTCCTGGGCTGGGTGTCCGAGGACGACCTCGTGGCGTGCTACCGCAGCGCCGACGCCTGTGTGGTCCCCTCGGTTGCCCTCGAGGGGTTCGGGCTGGTGGCACTGGAGTCCCTGGCGTGCGGCACGCCGGTGATCGCCACCGACGTGGGCGGGCTGCCCGACGCCCTGGTGGGCCTGGATCCCTCGGCCATCGTCCCGGCGGGTGACAGCGGGGCACTGGCCCGCAGGCTCCTCGCCGCCCGCACCGGCGCCCGGGCGCTCCCGGACCCGGCGGCCTGCCGGGCGCACGCCGAGGAGTTCTCCTGGCGGCAGGTCGCCGCCCGGAACCAAGAGGTCTACCGGGCCGCTAGCGCGCCCGGGCGGCCCCGGGGCGTCCGCGTGGTGTACCTCGACCACTACGGCGGCCTCTCCGGCGGCGAGCTGGCCCTCGCCCGGCTGCTGCCCGCCCTCTCGGGCGTCGACGCACACGTCATCGTCGCCGAGCCCGGCCCCCTGCTGGACCGGCTCGGGCGGGCAGGGATCTCGACGGAGGTCCTGGCGCTGGCGGACCGCACCCGGACGCTGGCGCGCAGCGCGGTCCACCCGCGTGCCCTGCCGCTCCGGGCGGTGTGGGACAGCGGCGCCTACGTCGCCAGGCTGGCGTGGCGCCTCCGGAGGTTCCGTCCCGACCTTGTCCATACCAACTCCCTGAAGGCGGCGGTGTACGGGGGGTTGGCGGGGCGGCTCGCCGGGGTCCCGGTGGTGTGGCACGTCCGGGACCGGATCGCGGCCGACTACCTGCCGAAGCCCGCGGTGGCCGCGGTCCGTGCCCTGGCCCACTGGCTGCCCGCCCGGGTGATCTGCAACTCAGAGGCCACCGCGGCGACCCTCGGTCTCCCCGGGGACCGGGTCACCGTCGTCCCCAGCCCGATCGCGGTCGGCCCGGTGCCCGAACGACGGGCCGGAGCCGGGCGCCGAGGGGGGGCGGAGGGCCTGCGGGTGGGCATCCTGGGCCGCATCGCCCCGTGGAAGGGCCAGCACGTGTTCCTGGAGGCGTTCGCCCGGGCATTCGGTTCGCCCCGGGGGACCGGCTGCGGGGCGACCGCGGTGATCCTCGGGAGCTGCCTGTTCGGGGAGGACGACTACGAGGCCCGGATCCGCGCCCTGGCGTTGGAGCTGGGGATCGCGGGCGACACCGAATGGGCGGGCTACGTCGACGACCTCGCCCCGGCCCTCGGCGCCCTCGACATCCTCGTCCACGCCTCGGTCATCCCCGAGCCGTTCGGCCAGGTGGTGGTCGAGGGCATGGCGGCCGGCCTGCCCGTCGTGGCCGCCGCCGCCGGCGGGCCGAAGGAGGTCATCGAGGATGGCGTGACCGGCCTGCTGTTCCCGCCCGGCGACGTCGATGCGCTGAGTGGGGTCCTGCTCCGCCTGGCGGGCGACCCGGAGCTGCGCTCACGCCTGGGGCGGTCGGGGCGGGTGCGCGCCCAGGAGTTCACGCCGGCTGCCATCGCCCCGCGGATATCGGTCGTCTACGACGGACTTCTGGCCGGGGGCCGGGCGTGA
- a CDS encoding glycosyltransferase translates to MAHLLNQRPGKGAVLLVSPSAVPGGAERALVGLARHLPAFGYEPKPVLLHRGPVEEWFAEVGWPAHVVEAGRLRDPAAGIRVVRELRSMIRRTGIQAVVSNMAKGHVYGGAACWASSVPAIWWQQGIPDAASRMDAVAARVPATVVVASCEEAVAAQRELTPERRVVKIHLGSPVEQVAEYRGSGQAIRAQLGWESAPVVGIVGRLQAWKGQRVFLEAAARVARANPAARFLVVGGAVLGWEGDYPAQLQTQVEELGITDRVHFAGHRSDVYPWFDAMDVVVHASFGEPFGLVLVEALALGKPLVATAAGGPLEIIEDGVSGVLVPVGEPAPMADAILSIVGDEARAAALRAGALARAPRFSEERMAAGFAELLTSLDIPGRGRRLRRHPPDATPGPTGPPPPAADPAARPRVALVAHRVDHRGGMERACAELIQHTYREFRFHVVSGYLEPELIPLVEGWTRIPIPARPFAVRFGWFLARASVALRRVDADVVHTVGAIVVNRVDVAAVHYCHAGAQAAQRDLPPERGIPLLRRANKAVSKAIARGSERLCYRPGRLGWLAPVSLGVATELARWFPGVAIATCPNGVDAQVFRPDRAARARMRAQAGVPEDALVALFVGGDWDRKGLPILIHALERVREQGCPYRLWVVGGGEPRRMQGIAEACGVAPDVTFFGPSEVPEVFYQAADVFVLPSAYETFSLASFEAAACGLPVIATRVSGVCELVGNGEAGILVDRDPATVAAALARLGGNASLRHHLGTAARVRAAGYTWEASADSYARLYRAVLERRTAATRTEASGPRLPAAREGAGSWH, encoded by the coding sequence ATGGCCCACCTCCTAAACCAGCGTCCCGGCAAGGGTGCGGTGTTGCTCGTCAGCCCGAGCGCGGTGCCGGGCGGCGCCGAGCGCGCCCTCGTGGGCCTGGCGCGCCATCTCCCCGCCTTCGGGTACGAGCCGAAACCTGTGCTCCTGCACCGGGGTCCGGTCGAGGAGTGGTTCGCCGAGGTGGGCTGGCCGGCGCACGTGGTGGAGGCCGGTCGGCTCCGGGACCCCGCCGCCGGCATCCGCGTGGTGCGTGAGCTGCGGAGCATGATCCGCCGCACCGGCATCCAGGCGGTGGTGTCCAACATGGCGAAGGGCCACGTGTACGGCGGGGCCGCCTGTTGGGCCAGCAGCGTGCCGGCCATCTGGTGGCAGCAGGGGATTCCGGATGCCGCCTCCCGGATGGATGCGGTCGCCGCCCGGGTGCCCGCCACGGTCGTGGTGGCCAGCTGCGAGGAGGCGGTTGCCGCCCAGCGGGAGCTGACCCCGGAGCGCCGCGTGGTCAAGATCCATCTCGGATCGCCGGTGGAACAGGTGGCGGAGTACCGCGGATCCGGCCAGGCGATCCGGGCGCAGCTAGGCTGGGAATCCGCCCCAGTCGTGGGCATCGTCGGCCGCCTGCAGGCCTGGAAGGGCCAGCGGGTGTTCCTCGAGGCGGCCGCCCGGGTGGCGAGGGCGAATCCCGCGGCGCGCTTCCTGGTGGTAGGTGGTGCGGTCCTCGGGTGGGAGGGCGACTACCCGGCGCAGCTCCAGACCCAGGTGGAGGAGCTCGGGATCACCGACCGAGTCCACTTCGCCGGCCACCGCAGCGATGTCTACCCGTGGTTCGACGCGATGGATGTGGTGGTGCACGCCTCCTTCGGTGAGCCCTTCGGGCTGGTGTTGGTGGAGGCGCTGGCCCTGGGCAAGCCGCTGGTGGCGACCGCTGCCGGGGGGCCGCTCGAGATCATCGAGGACGGGGTGTCAGGGGTGCTGGTGCCGGTGGGGGAGCCGGCTCCCATGGCGGACGCCATCCTCTCCATCGTCGGGGACGAAGCCCGGGCCGCAGCACTGCGCGCGGGGGCCCTGGCCCGGGCCCCCCGGTTCTCCGAGGAGCGGATGGCGGCGGGCTTCGCCGAGCTGCTCACCTCGCTCGACATCCCGGGCCGGGGGCGCAGGCTCCGGCGCCACCCTCCCGACGCCACCCCCGGGCCCACCGGCCCACCCCCGCCCGCGGCGGATCCTGCCGCCCGGCCCCGGGTCGCCCTGGTGGCGCACCGGGTCGATCACCGCGGCGGGATGGAGCGGGCGTGTGCCGAGCTGATCCAGCACACCTACAGGGAATTCCGGTTCCACGTGGTTTCGGGGTACCTGGAGCCCGAGCTGATCCCCCTGGTGGAGGGCTGGACGCGCATCCCGATCCCCGCCCGGCCGTTCGCGGTGCGCTTCGGGTGGTTCCTGGCCCGGGCCAGCGTGGCCCTCCGGCGGGTGGACGCCGACGTGGTGCACACCGTCGGGGCCATTGTGGTGAACCGAGTCGATGTGGCCGCCGTGCACTACTGCCACGCCGGCGCACAAGCCGCCCAGCGGGACCTCCCCCCGGAGCGGGGCATCCCGCTGCTGCGCCGGGCCAACAAGGCGGTGTCGAAGGCCATCGCCCGCGGCAGCGAGCGGCTCTGCTACCGCCCTGGCCGCCTGGGCTGGCTGGCGCCGGTGTCCCTCGGTGTGGCCACCGAGCTCGCCCGCTGGTTCCCGGGCGTCGCCATCGCCACCTGCCCCAACGGGGTGGACGCCCAGGTGTTCCGCCCGGACCGCGCCGCCCGCGCGCGCATGCGCGCCCAGGCCGGGGTCCCAGAGGACGCCCTCGTGGCCCTCTTCGTCGGGGGAGATTGGGACCGCAAGGGCCTTCCGATCCTCATCCACGCGCTGGAGCGGGTCCGGGAGCAGGGCTGCCCTTACCGCCTGTGGGTGGTGGGCGGGGGGGAGCCCCGGCGCATGCAGGGGATCGCCGAGGCGTGCGGCGTGGCCCCCGATGTGACGTTCTTCGGTCCTTCGGAGGTGCCAGAGGTCTTCTATCAGGCCGCCGACGTCTTCGTCCTCCCCAGCGCCTACGAGACCTTCTCCCTGGCCAGCTTCGAGGCCGCCGCCTGCGGGCTGCCGGTTATCGCCACCCGGGTGAGCGGGGTCTGCGAGCTGGTCGGTAACGGTGAGGCGGGGATCCTGGTTGACCGGGACCCCGCCACGGTGGCGGCGGCGCTCGCGCGCCTGGGCGGGAACGCCAGCCTCCGCCACCACCTGGGAACTGCGGCCCGGGTCCGGGCGGCGGGATACACCTGGGAAGCGTCGGCCGACTCGTACGCCCGGCTGTACCGAGCGGTGCTGGAGCGCCGCACGGCAGCCACCCGTACCGAAGCCAGCGGTCCACGGCTGCCGGCCGCCCGGGAAGGGGCGGGCTCGTGGCACTGA